Proteins from a genomic interval of Rosa chinensis cultivar Old Blush chromosome 2, RchiOBHm-V2, whole genome shotgun sequence:
- the LOC112186977 gene encoding nuclear pore complex protein NUP50A — protein sequence MADSENALPPSKKRAAGRELSRDNPGLDDEEDSSELETGTFKRASEEVLATRKIVKVRRPPTSSGPSSNPFAGIRLVPPSEASADPSQAATDVRPASEAKVSDDANQQSDSKPESAADKESDVKEEDKIPSEATEPGVAHDQTEAESAEDKENIVKENSNISSEPAVGEDETKNDGEAENEVKTVTDGETGNVEKKSENEENREKKDETVDPCNEGATLNSFQQLSSSQNAFTNLSGTGFSTSTFSFGLISKGGSSLSTGTGSLFGSKNDLPSGLGLSNNGSSSLFATAGPSIVSRSDTPSMQEVAVETGEENEKAVFTADAVLFEFIDGGWKERGKGDLKVNVSESGADKARLVMRAKGIRKVILNASLYPDMKLANMEKKGVTFACMNSIDEKKDGLSTFALKFKDGSIVEEFRSAVTEHKGKTATAMKTPENSPK from the coding sequence ATGGCGGATTCGGAAAATGCCCTTCCACCTTCTAAGAAACGGGCTGCTGGAAGGGAACTCTCTCGTGATAACCCAGGCCTTGATGATGAGGAGGATAGTTCTGAACTAGAGACTGGAACTTTCAAGAGGGCCAGTGAAGAAGTGCTAGCAACAAGAAAGATTGTTAAGGTTCGTCGCCCTCCGACAAGTTCAGGTCCTTCTTCCAACCCTTTTGCTGGGATACGCTTGGTTCCTCCATCTGAAGCTAGTGCAGACCCTTCTCAAGCTGCCACTGATGTACGACCTGCCAGTGAAGCAAAAGTTTCAGATGATGCTAATCAGCAGTCAGATAGCAAGCCTGAATCTGCTGCAGATAAGGAGAGTGATGTGAAGGAGGAAGACAAAATTCCCAGTGAGGCAACAGAGCCTGGGGTAGCACATGACCAGACTGAGGCTGAATCTGCTGAAGATAAGGAGAACATCGTGAAGGAGAACAGCAATATTTCCAGTGAACCAGCTGTTGGAGAAGATGAGACTAAAAATGATGGTGAGGCTGAAAACGAGGTAAAGACTGTAACTGATGGTGAGACTGGAAATGTTGAGAAGAAGAGTGAAAATGAAGAGAATAGAGAGAAGAAAGATGAAACTGTCGACCCATGTAATGAAGGTGCCACTTTGAACTCATTTCAGCAGCTTTCGAGTAGCCAAAATGCCTTCACAAATCTTTCTGGAACTGGGTTTTCCACTTCCACCTTTTCTTTTGGGCTTATTTCCAAGGGTGGTTCTTCATTGAGTACTGGCACTGGTTCACTTTTTGGGTCAAAAAATGATCTGCCTTCTGGTCTTGGTCTATCTAATAATGGAAGTTCTTCACTCTTTGCCACAGCAGGGCCTTCAATTGTGTCTAGGAGTGACACCCCTTCAATGCAAGAGGTTGCAGTTGAGACTggagaagaaaatgagaaagcAGTTTTCACTGCTGATGCGGTGCTGTTTGAATTTATTGATGGAGGCTGGAAAGAGCGTGGAAAGGGAGATCTGAAGGTAAATGTTTCTGAATCTGGGGCTGACAAAGCCAGACTAGTTATGAGAGCCAAGGGAATTAGGAAGGTAATTTTGAATGCAAGTCTTTACCCAGACATGAAGCTTGCAAATATGGAGAAGAAAGGCGTAACGTTTGCCTGCATGAATAGTATCGATGAAAAGAAGGATGGGTTATCCACATTTGCGTTGAAGTTCAAGGATGGGTCCATAGTTGAGGAATTTCGCTCTGCTGTTACAGAACACAAAGGCAAGACAGCTACCGCTATGAAGACTCCTGAAAACTCCCCCAAATGA